Proteins from one Gilliamella sp. ESL0443 genomic window:
- a CDS encoding CoA-disulfide reductase: MKIIIIGAQAAGASAAAKAKRRDPNATICIYEKSDIVSFGACGLPYFIGNHFGDENEMISRTPEQFAKDGIEIKTLHEVIAIDPQLKKITIKDIKNNNCFEDDYDKLLIAVGATPIIPPLKNLQLENIFTLRDMYDGLAIKKALNQNSNVVVIGAGYIGLEITESLVKLNKNVKLIQLDDRVLTDAFDPELTEIIEENLKRHCDLHLQEQVQGFEGEQKVTHVITNKAKYPADIVIIATGVKPNSEVYKHLNIETLSNGAIVVDNYGQTNIADIYAAGDCVALHHRVSQSMTYIPLATGANKLGKIVGDNLAGGNNQFPGTLGTSALRVFDIEAGRTGLTEQQAIKASIPYKTVVVKDKNHSNYVEGQTSVTAKLIYHAETRILLGGQIAGGSGAVLRTNSLATAIWANMKIDELAMMDFLYAPPFSRPWDILNIAGGIAK, translated from the coding sequence ATGAAAATAATCATCATTGGCGCTCAAGCAGCTGGAGCAAGTGCTGCTGCAAAAGCCAAAAGAAGGGACCCCAATGCGACAATCTGTATCTATGAAAAATCAGATATAGTTTCATTTGGAGCTTGTGGATTACCTTATTTTATTGGCAATCATTTTGGCGATGAAAATGAAATGATATCCAGAACACCAGAACAATTTGCTAAAGATGGCATTGAAATCAAAACATTACATGAAGTTATTGCTATTGATCCTCAATTAAAAAAAATCACCATCAAAGACATCAAAAACAATAATTGTTTTGAAGACGATTATGATAAGTTACTCATTGCCGTTGGGGCAACACCGATAATTCCACCTTTAAAAAATCTACAATTGGAAAATATTTTCACTTTACGTGATATGTATGATGGTCTGGCAATAAAAAAAGCTTTAAACCAAAATAGTAATGTCGTGGTCATTGGTGCCGGCTATATCGGGCTAGAAATCACTGAATCGTTAGTAAAATTGAATAAAAATGTAAAATTAATTCAATTAGATGATAGAGTATTGACCGATGCCTTCGATCCAGAACTTACTGAGATAATTGAAGAAAATCTAAAACGACATTGTGATTTACATCTACAAGAGCAAGTACAAGGTTTTGAAGGTGAACAAAAAGTTACTCATGTTATTACTAATAAAGCTAAATATCCCGCCGACATTGTCATTATTGCCACAGGAGTAAAGCCTAATAGCGAAGTTTATAAACACCTCAATATTGAAACTCTTAGTAATGGTGCAATTGTCGTTGATAATTATGGACAAACTAACATAGCTGATATTTATGCTGCAGGCGACTGTGTCGCGCTTCATCATCGCGTTAGCCAATCAATGACTTATATTCCATTAGCGACCGGAGCGAACAAATTAGGTAAAATTGTCGGTGACAATTTAGCAGGCGGTAACAATCAATTCCCAGGAACCCTTGGGACATCAGCATTAAGAGTATTTGATATCGAAGCCGGTCGAACAGGACTAACCGAACAACAAGCTATTAAAGCCAGTATCCCATACAAAACAGTAGTAGTTAAAGATAAAAATCATAGTAACTATGTTGAAGGGCAAACTAGCGTCACGGCTAAACTTATTTATCACGCCGAAACTCGTATTTTATTAGGTGGACAGATTGCTGGGGGCAGCGGTGCTGTATTAAGAACGAATAGTTTAGCCACCGCTATTTGGGCTAATATGAAAATTGATGAATTAGCCATGATGGACTTTTTATATGCACCACCTTTTTCAAGACCATGGGATATTTTAAATATCGCTGGGGGCATTGCTAAATAG
- a CDS encoding DUF2569 domain-containing protein, translating to MTDNPKLKGLGGWLIVVAICIIFSIVVNLFGIGFIVMIFKDHWGEFINPASEYYIPNFSWVLPLELGLNAILIPFALYLLYLFFTKNYKFPYYMIGYLVTSCTFVLLDQFFSYHYVKLPIETSDIAKIVRQLIWSGIWAAYILRSERVANTFVEGQCKSHNNIIN from the coding sequence ATGACGGATAATCCAAAACTTAAGGGATTAGGTGGCTGGCTTATAGTTGTTGCAATATGTATCATATTTTCGATTGTAGTAAATCTATTCGGTATCGGTTTTATTGTTATGATTTTCAAAGACCATTGGGGTGAGTTTATCAATCCTGCTTCTGAATATTATATTCCTAATTTTAGTTGGGTTTTACCTTTGGAATTAGGTCTTAATGCGATTTTAATTCCTTTTGCCCTTTATTTGCTTTATCTTTTTTTTACTAAAAACTATAAATTTCCTTATTATATGATTGGTTATCTAGTAACATCATGTACTTTTGTTCTTTTGGATCAATTTTTTTCTTATCATTATGTTAAACTTCCGATTGAAACAAGCGATATAGCTAAAATAGTAAGACAACTTATTTGGAGCGGTATTTGGGCTGCTTATATATTAAGATCAGAGCGAGTTGCAAATACCTTTGTTGAAGGACAATGTAAAAGTCATAACAATATAATTAATTAA
- the hemH gene encoding ferrochelatase: MKNKQGVLIVNLGTPSAATPEAIRSYLTEFLLDRHVVDLPAFIWYPILKYLVLPKRVPYIINHYQKIWINEESPLLHYSKRLMNQLQQALPDIQCELAMTYGEPSLQSALNNLKSCEKITLLPLFPQYSTTTTQAVLDKVKQLIRDCAFKINYIRDYADDESYIDALYSQVQQAFSTQGQPDVLLLSYHGIPQRYIDKRQDDYVQRCQLTTKLLIKKCQDNGIDLPIKMAYQSKFGKGKWVEPNTSDILENLAKTRTKHVHVICPGFSADCIETLYEIDEQNREIFLDAGGKHFYYIPALNDTPLQVELIKNILQKPRSSTFLTN, translated from the coding sequence ATGAAAAACAAACAGGGAGTATTAATTGTTAATTTAGGTACGCCAAGTGCTGCAACGCCAGAGGCAATTCGCTCTTACTTAACAGAGTTTTTACTCGATCGTCATGTTGTCGATCTTCCTGCTTTTATTTGGTATCCAATACTAAAATACCTAGTATTACCTAAACGCGTTCCCTACATCATTAACCATTATCAAAAAATATGGATAAATGAGGAATCACCATTACTCCATTACAGTAAACGCTTGATGAATCAATTACAACAAGCATTACCGGATATACAATGCGAATTAGCCATGACCTATGGTGAACCGAGCTTACAATCCGCACTAAATAATTTAAAATCATGTGAAAAAATAACACTATTACCGTTATTTCCACAATATTCTACAACTACAACTCAGGCGGTATTAGATAAAGTTAAGCAACTTATTCGTGATTGTGCGTTCAAGATTAACTATATTCGTGATTATGCAGATGACGAAAGTTATATCGATGCGCTTTATTCACAAGTGCAACAAGCTTTTTCAACGCAAGGACAACCTGATGTATTGCTTCTTTCCTATCATGGCATACCTCAACGCTATATTGATAAACGGCAAGATGACTATGTGCAAAGATGCCAGTTAACAACCAAGTTATTGATAAAAAAATGCCAAGATAATGGTATCGACTTACCAATCAAAATGGCTTATCAATCAAAATTTGGAAAAGGGAAATGGGTTGAACCAAACACCAGCGATATATTAGAAAACCTAGCTAAAACTAGGACCAAACATGTCCATGTTATCTGCCCGGGTTTTTCGGCGGATTGCATTGAAACACTTTATGAAATTGATGAGCAAAACAGAGAAATATTTTTAGATGCTGGTGGTAAACATTTTTATTACATTCCAGCCTTAAACGATACGCCATTACAGGTGGAATTAATCAAAAATATACTTCAAAAACCCCGTTCCTCAACTTTTTTGACTAATTAA
- the galU gene encoding UTP--glucose-1-phosphate uridylyltransferase GalU produces the protein MPLNFESSVKGKVKKAVIPVAGLGTRMLPATKAIPKEMLPVVDKPLIQYVVKECIAAGITEIIFVTHSSKNSIENHFDTSFELEAMLEARVKRQLLQEVQGILPKNVTITSVRQGLAKGLGHAVLCAYPLVGDEPFAVVLPDVIIDEYDSDLTQDNLAAMINNYHNTKHSQIMVEPVPKDLVSSYGIVDCRGEELSAGNVTQMYSVVEKPSIEEAPSNQSVVGRYVLSEKIWPLLAKTPLGAGGEIQLTDAIAMLLEEDPVDAYCIKGRSHDCGNKLGYVQTFVQYAMRHKSLGDDVKAWLKTI, from the coding sequence ATGCCATTAAATTTTGAATCATCAGTTAAAGGGAAAGTTAAAAAAGCAGTTATTCCTGTTGCTGGTCTTGGCACAAGAATGTTACCTGCAACCAAAGCGATTCCTAAAGAGATGTTACCTGTGGTTGATAAACCACTTATTCAATATGTTGTCAAAGAGTGTATTGCGGCAGGGATAACTGAAATTATTTTTGTAACGCACTCGTCTAAAAATTCTATTGAAAACCACTTTGACACCAGTTTTGAGCTTGAAGCTATGCTTGAGGCCCGCGTTAAACGTCAACTTTTGCAGGAAGTACAAGGGATTCTGCCAAAAAACGTGACGATTACTAGTGTTCGCCAAGGGTTAGCAAAAGGACTTGGTCATGCGGTACTTTGTGCTTATCCTTTAGTTGGCGATGAGCCTTTTGCTGTAGTATTACCAGATGTGATTATTGATGAGTATGATAGTGATCTTACTCAAGATAATTTAGCGGCGATGATTAATAATTATCATAACACTAAACATAGCCAAATCATGGTCGAACCTGTGCCAAAAGATCTTGTTTCATCTTATGGTATTGTTGACTGCCGTGGTGAAGAGTTATCTGCAGGTAATGTAACGCAAATGTATAGTGTAGTTGAAAAACCGTCAATAGAAGAAGCGCCATCTAACCAATCAGTTGTTGGTCGTTATGTTTTGTCTGAGAAAATTTGGCCGTTGTTAGCGAAAACACCTTTAGGTGCTGGTGGTGAAATTCAATTAACTGATGCAATTGCAATGTTATTAGAAGAAGATCCAGTTGACGCATACTGTATTAAAGGCCGAAGCCACGACTGTGGTAATAAATTGGGTTATGTACAAACTTTCGTACAATACGCAATGCGCCACAAAAGTTTAGGTGATGATGTTAAAGCATGGTTAAAAACCATTTAA
- a CDS encoding amino acid aminotransferase: MFEKVESYAGDPILSLVAEFNNDKRENKTNLSIGYYYDENSVVPQLSCIKTARDYIYHHQQGAQLYLPMSGLPSYCQAIQSLLFGEDNPAFQTKRIATVQTLGGSGALKVGADFLYRYFPNSQVWVSDPTWENHIAIFNGAGFKVNKYPYFDPQTCGVNFDAMLETLNTLPAKSIVLLHPCCHNPTGAELTNQQWDKVIDVLQNRDLIPFMDIAYQGFGESIESDSYAIKKVAERGLCGFISNSFSKTFSLYGERVGGLSVLCDNNQVANRVFGQLQATVRRNYSSPAAYGAQLVSYVLNNAELKALWFKEVESMRNRIVSMRSTLVDLLKTAAPKQNFDYLLKQRGMFSYTGFSKEQVAQLKDDFAVYLVGSGRMCVAGLNHHNIHRVAEAFATIKS; this comes from the coding sequence ATGTTTGAAAAAGTAGAGTCGTACGCAGGGGATCCAATATTATCATTAGTTGCTGAATTCAATAATGATAAGCGCGAAAACAAGACCAATTTGAGTATTGGTTATTATTATGATGAAAATAGTGTGGTTCCTCAATTATCGTGTATTAAAACGGCTCGTGACTATATTTATCATCATCAACAAGGCGCACAACTTTATTTGCCGATGAGTGGCTTACCGAGTTATTGTCAGGCAATCCAATCATTGCTTTTTGGTGAAGATAATCCTGCTTTTCAAACGAAGCGGATAGCCACTGTTCAGACATTAGGAGGATCAGGTGCGCTGAAAGTCGGTGCTGACTTTTTATATCGTTATTTCCCTAATTCTCAAGTTTGGGTTAGTGATCCAACTTGGGAGAATCATATTGCCATTTTTAATGGCGCAGGATTTAAGGTAAATAAATATCCTTATTTTGATCCACAGACTTGTGGCGTGAATTTTGATGCGATGCTTGAAACACTTAATACCTTACCCGCTAAAAGTATTGTGTTATTGCATCCTTGCTGCCATAACCCAACTGGTGCAGAATTAACAAACCAACAATGGGACAAAGTGATTGATGTGTTACAAAACCGAGATCTCATCCCATTTATGGATATCGCTTACCAAGGTTTTGGCGAAAGTATCGAAAGTGATAGCTATGCAATAAAAAAAGTGGCTGAGCGAGGATTATGTGGGTTTATCAGTAATTCGTTTTCTAAAACATTTTCACTTTATGGTGAGCGAGTGGGCGGTTTATCCGTTTTATGTGATAATAATCAAGTGGCTAATCGAGTGTTTGGTCAATTACAAGCAACGGTTCGTCGAAATTATTCTAGTCCTGCCGCTTACGGTGCACAACTTGTATCATACGTATTAAATAATGCTGAACTTAAAGCATTATGGTTTAAAGAAGTTGAATCAATGCGCAATCGTATTGTTAGCATGCGCTCAACATTAGTCGATTTATTAAAAACAGCAGCACCTAAACAGAATTTTGACTACCTACTTAAACAAAGAGGTATGTTTAGTTACACCGGTTTTTCTAAAGAGCAAGTCGCACAACTAAAAGATGATTTCGCTGTTTATTTGGTGGGCAGCGGAAGAATGTGTGTGGCGGGTTTAAATCACCATAATATACATCGTGTAGCAGAAGCATTTGCCACAATCAAATCATAA
- the rsgA gene encoding small ribosomal subunit biogenesis GTPase RsgA: MAKNQLSKNQKRRMAAKHQQRLETKMDENLSNFSAPRDGVVVSRFGKSADVEDDAGIIYRCSIRRTLPSLVTGDKVLWRESLEPNTNGIIEAVHPRHSELVRPDFYDGVKPVAANVDQIVIISAVLPELSFNIIDRYLVACEATKITPIIVLNKIDLLDEQKKQEIEQQFLIYTKIGYQVLFVSCQSQQGIEPLQKVLDGKISILVGQSGVGKSSIINLLLPHNQATLTGEVSEISGLGQHTTTSTRLYHLPNGGDIIDSPGIREFGLWHLEPEQVIAGFVEFDDYLGGCQFRDCNHLDTPGCLLQKAVAQGAIAPSRLDNYHRILQSMREVKAKTNKSYK; encoded by the coding sequence GTGGCAAAAAATCAACTTTCAAAAAATCAAAAAAGGCGTATGGCCGCTAAGCATCAACAACGTTTAGAAACTAAGATGGATGAAAATCTATCAAATTTCTCTGCGCCTCGTGATGGGGTGGTGGTGAGTCGGTTTGGCAAATCTGCGGATGTTGAAGATGATGCTGGGATTATTTATCGATGTAGTATTCGCCGTACTTTACCGTCATTAGTGACGGGAGATAAAGTATTGTGGCGTGAGAGTTTGGAACCGAATACTAATGGTATTATTGAAGCAGTTCATCCTCGTCATTCCGAGTTAGTACGGCCTGATTTTTATGATGGAGTTAAGCCTGTTGCAGCAAATGTCGATCAAATTGTTATTATTTCAGCCGTTTTACCTGAATTATCGTTTAATATCATCGATCGGTATTTAGTCGCTTGTGAGGCGACCAAAATCACACCTATTATCGTATTGAATAAAATTGATTTACTTGATGAGCAAAAGAAACAAGAAATTGAGCAACAGTTTCTTATTTACACCAAAATTGGTTATCAGGTTTTATTTGTTTCATGTCAGTCACAACAAGGTATTGAACCTTTACAGAAGGTTTTAGATGGTAAAATTTCTATTTTAGTTGGTCAATCAGGTGTTGGTAAATCCAGTATCATCAATTTACTATTGCCTCACAACCAAGCTACGCTAACCGGTGAAGTATCTGAAATATCTGGGCTTGGTCAACATACCACAACTTCAACTCGGCTTTATCATTTACCGAATGGTGGTGATATTATTGATTCGCCAGGAATTCGTGAGTTTGGTTTATGGCATTTAGAGCCAGAGCAAGTTATTGCTGGTTTTGTTGAATTTGATGATTATTTAGGTGGTTGCCAATTTCGTGATTGTAATCACTTAGATACACCGGGATGTTTACTCCAGAAAGCTGTTGCACAAGGTGCGATTGCACCATCAAGGTTAGATAATTATCATCGAATATTACAGTCAATGCGCGAAGTCAAAGCGAAAACCAATAAAAGTTATAAATAG
- a CDS encoding cation:dicarboxylate symporter family transporter, whose translation MSDAIFQGTFFEKFLSITHYQTIIGIGLLLLCFFAVMRPMQTKKVNFSIRMLVGLVLGAVIGLGIQAAAGFPESSTVWMQETATWYGLFGRAFIAFIRMLVIPLIFVSIVKVIIDFSGKDNLPKIAFRGIFWLLFTTAIACIVGIILANLLSLGELSSASTKTATAKQYTNIIDTFVNLIPSNIIGSMVKENIVGLVIFSALMGLAANRMEKKNPQPIALFKTFIEALYKIIMSIAMTIIKYMPYAVIALLARTIISNGIPAIIDVSSFVLAIYLATIIMLVVHIVIVMLHGISPIVFIKKALGTWLLAFTSRSSVGTLPMTISTLTVRMGVNTGTANLVGSLGSTMGMNGCAGFFPALLAVMVAHMVGINTDIQFYIMLVIVVVIGSIGIAGIPGTATVAATVVLSGMGMAEYFPLIGMVLAVDPIIDMARTLANVSGSMTAAIATDHEVGLMNMDIYNDPNVTLDNEQSEV comes from the coding sequence ATGTCAGATGCCATTTTTCAGGGCACTTTTTTCGAAAAGTTCTTATCCATCACCCATTATCAAACTATAATCGGGATTGGTTTATTACTGCTTTGCTTTTTTGCCGTCATGCGACCGATGCAAACCAAAAAAGTTAATTTTTCCATTAGAATGTTAGTCGGATTGGTGCTTGGTGCTGTTATTGGTTTAGGTATTCAAGCTGCAGCCGGTTTTCCAGAAAGTTCAACTGTTTGGATGCAAGAAACAGCAACATGGTATGGTTTGTTTGGTCGTGCCTTTATTGCCTTCATACGCATGTTAGTGATTCCATTAATTTTTGTCTCAATTGTAAAAGTGATTATTGATTTTTCTGGTAAAGACAATTTGCCGAAAATAGCATTCAGAGGAATTTTTTGGTTACTATTCACTACAGCCATCGCTTGTATTGTCGGTATTATTTTAGCAAATTTACTATCATTAGGTGAGTTGAGTTCAGCATCAACCAAAACGGCTACCGCCAAACAATATACCAATATTATTGATACTTTCGTGAATCTTATTCCAAGTAATATCATCGGCTCTATGGTAAAAGAGAATATTGTAGGCTTAGTTATCTTTTCAGCATTGATGGGACTTGCCGCAAACCGAATGGAAAAAAAGAATCCACAACCTATTGCTCTTTTTAAAACCTTTATTGAGGCGCTCTATAAAATTATCATGTCAATTGCCATGACGATTATTAAATATATGCCTTATGCGGTAATTGCTTTACTTGCTCGTACTATTATTTCAAACGGTATCCCAGCAATTATTGATGTATCAAGCTTTGTATTAGCAATTTACCTTGCAACCATAATAATGCTTGTTGTGCATATTGTGATTGTCATGCTTCATGGAATTTCACCTATCGTATTTATCAAAAAAGCACTTGGCACATGGTTACTTGCTTTCACTAGCCGCTCATCTGTTGGTACATTACCGATGACTATCTCAACATTGACCGTCAGAATGGGCGTCAATACAGGTACAGCGAATCTAGTTGGCTCACTCGGGAGTACAATGGGAATGAATGGCTGCGCTGGCTTTTTCCCAGCCTTACTCGCGGTTATGGTTGCTCATATGGTGGGTATTAATACTGATATTCAATTCTATATAATGCTAGTCATTGTGGTAGTTATCGGATCAATTGGTATCGCAGGTATTCCAGGCACTGCAACAGTCGCAGCGACTGTCGTACTTTCAGGCATGGGTATGGCTGAATACTTCCCATTAATTGGTATGGTGTTAGCCGTCGATCCAATCATTGATATGGCCAGAACGTTAGCTAATGTATCTGGATCAATGACCGCTGCAATAGCAACCGATCATGAAGTTGGATTAATGAATATGGATATTTATAATGATCCGAATGTGACTTTGGATAATGAACAGTCTGAAGTTTAA
- the waaA gene encoding lipid IV(A) 3-deoxy-D-manno-octulosonic acid transferase: protein MNILYTILLYLIQPLVWFRLLWRSRKAPDYRKRWLERYGFCKNKVKSGGILVHAVSVGETLAAIPLIKTLQKQYPQLPITVTTMTPTGSKQVKTLLKDSVSHVYLPYDLPCSIHRFLKAVKPKLVIIMETELWPNLISQCHNKKIPLIIANARLSERSANRYHKLGKAISKLLTKISTVAAQNEQDGERFLSLGLPKEHLTVTGSIKFDIELTDKQSLAQLKQQWQLNRPVLIAASTHSGEDEIILSAFQRLLKNHSNLLLILVPRHPERFKTVEELISDNKLNYIKRSTKQIPTDQTQVILGDTMGELLELYGLANIAFVGGSLIEHGGHNPLEPALHHIPIISGKYFFNFKVICEQLIEANGMLICDSTADSLYSTVNSLLNDDNRCQQMGENAYQVLKRNQGALNRLLKVIHHYLEPYKDNL from the coding sequence ATGAATATTTTATATACGATTTTACTTTATTTAATCCAACCGCTTGTCTGGTTTAGACTGCTTTGGCGCAGTCGCAAAGCACCAGATTATCGTAAGCGTTGGTTAGAACGCTATGGATTTTGTAAAAATAAAGTCAAATCAGGTGGAATTTTAGTTCACGCGGTATCTGTCGGCGAAACACTCGCAGCAATTCCATTGATAAAAACACTTCAAAAACAATATCCGCAGTTACCAATTACCGTTACAACAATGACACCTACTGGCTCTAAACAAGTTAAGACGCTACTAAAAGATAGCGTTAGCCATGTCTATTTACCTTATGATTTACCCTGTTCAATACATCGTTTTCTAAAAGCAGTTAAACCTAAATTAGTCATAATCATGGAAACCGAACTTTGGCCAAACTTAATTAGCCAATGCCATAACAAAAAAATCCCATTAATTATTGCTAATGCGCGATTATCTGAACGTTCAGCCAATAGGTATCACAAATTAGGAAAAGCGATTAGTAAACTATTAACTAAAATCAGCACTGTCGCCGCTCAAAACGAACAAGATGGAGAGCGATTTTTATCGTTAGGTTTGCCAAAAGAGCATTTAACCGTAACCGGTAGTATTAAATTTGATATTGAACTAACTGATAAACAAAGTCTTGCGCAATTAAAACAGCAATGGCAATTAAATCGACCAGTTCTTATAGCAGCGAGCACACATTCAGGTGAAGATGAAATCATTTTATCAGCATTTCAACGACTACTAAAAAATCACTCTAACTTATTACTTATCTTAGTTCCGCGTCATCCAGAACGTTTTAAAACTGTTGAAGAATTAATTTCCGATAATAAGTTAAATTATATCAAACGAAGCACGAAGCAAATCCCAACAGATCAAACGCAAGTGATTTTGGGCGACACCATGGGAGAACTATTAGAACTTTATGGCTTAGCTAATATCGCTTTTGTTGGTGGTAGCTTAATTGAGCATGGTGGTCACAATCCATTAGAACCGGCACTACACCATATTCCAATTATTAGCGGTAAATACTTTTTTAACTTTAAAGTGATTTGTGAACAGTTAATTGAAGCTAATGGTATGTTGATATGTGACAGCACAGCTGATTCACTCTATTCAACTGTAAACAGCTTATTGAATGACGACAATCGTTGTCAGCAAATGGGCGAAAACGCATATCAAGTATTAAAAAGAAACCAAGGAGCACTAAATCGCCTACTTAAGGTTATCCATCACTATCTTGAACCATATAAGGATAACCTATGA
- a CDS encoding HdeD family acid-resistance protein encodes MIANENTIQSFKQKSNWFIIIGIVLIILGCLALGYQFMATVFSVYFIGSLLFIAGVIQVIHSFNIKGFGQTALWAIMGILYIFIGAMSFLQPIAVSSALTLLISLLLTISGFTQIFAAMSNRNIPRWGWVVFSGVINIILGLMLMAGWPYDSVWVLGMFLGIDLVFQGFAYIAIGFALKNHRS; translated from the coding sequence GTTTTAAACAAAAATCCAATTGGTTTATTATTATTGGTATAGTTTTAATTATTCTCGGTTGCTTGGCATTGGGGTATCAATTCATGGCCACCGTTTTTTCAGTTTATTTTATCGGTTCACTCCTTTTTATCGCAGGGGTTATCCAAGTAATCCACTCTTTTAACATCAAAGGATTTGGCCAAACTGCTTTATGGGCAATCATGGGGATTTTATATATCTTCATTGGCGCTATGTCGTTTTTGCAACCGATCGCAGTCTCAAGTGCATTAACGTTATTAATTTCTTTATTATTGACGATTAGTGGATTTACTCAAATTTTTGCTGCAATGAGCAACCGCAACATACCTCGTTGGGGATGGGTCGTCTTTTCTGGGGTGATTAACATCATTTTAGGTCTTATGTTAATGGCAGGCTGGCCATATGATAGCGTTTGGGTATTAGGAATGTTTTTAGGTATAGATTTAGTTTTCCAAGGCTTTGCTTATATTGCAATTGGTTTTGCACTAAAAAATCATAGATCTTAA
- the orn gene encoding oligoribonuclease, whose product MTTLSNNLIWIDLEMTGLNPNSDRIIEIATIVTDSNLNILAEGPVIAIHQTDEQLALMDDWNQKTHGKSGLIDRVRQSTVTEQQAEQQTLAFLKQWVPENCSPICGNTIGQDRRFLFNYMPNLEKYFHYRYLDVSTIKELARRWKPEILKGINKQSSHQALDDIRDSIAELLYYRQHFFNLTNE is encoded by the coding sequence ATGACTACTCTATCAAATAATCTGATATGGATTGATCTGGAGATGACAGGACTCAATCCGAATAGCGATCGCATTATTGAAATCGCAACTATTGTAACTGATTCTAATTTAAATATTCTCGCTGAAGGCCCAGTCATTGCCATTCATCAAACAGATGAACAACTTGCGCTTATGGATGATTGGAATCAAAAAACGCATGGCAAGTCAGGATTAATCGATCGTGTTCGTCAAAGTACGGTTACCGAACAACAAGCTGAACAACAAACTCTTGCGTTTTTAAAACAATGGGTTCCCGAAAACTGTTCACCAATCTGTGGTAATACGATTGGTCAAGACCGACGTTTTCTGTTTAATTATATGCCAAATCTAGAAAAGTATTTTCATTACCGTTATTTAGATGTCAGTACGATTAAAGAATTAGCCAGACGCTGGAAACCTGAAATATTAAAAGGTATCAATAAACAGAGTTCTCACCAAGCGTTAGATGATATTCGCGACTCAATCGCTGAATTACTTTATTACCGACAACACTTTTTCAATCTAACTAATGAGTAA
- a CDS encoding entericidin A/B family lipoprotein codes for MTTLVVGCNTVKGVGKDVQSGGKAITNTAEDVSEKL; via the coding sequence ATGACAACACTTGTAGTAGGTTGTAACACGGTTAAAGGTGTTGGTAAAGACGTGCAATCAGGCGGTAAAGCAATTACCAATACTGCCGAAGATGTTAGTGAAAAATTGTAA